Proteins encoded in a region of the Methanobrevibacter millerae genome:
- a CDS encoding molybdopterin dinucleotide binding domain-containing protein yields the protein MHYANTYLEKPVVPDVKITGEGNTDVLKCMLNTGSDIYQGACKKRGSTLKEEYKNASGTCYMDPRDMAKLGVNNWDTVLVKTDFGEVVVNCAVSRDAPHEGTVFICKGPWANTVVSHDTYCCSDPTYKGIKCTVEKTDRKVLLMADLMRWVYKKYVDETDDDTVENMESLGELPVYKGRKWEELIDHDL from the coding sequence GTGCATTACGCTAATACTTATTTAGAAAAACCAGTAGTACCTGATGTAAAAATTACAGGTGAAGGAAATACAGATGTACTCAAATGTATGTTAAACACTGGATCTGACATCTATCAGGGTGCATGTAAGAAAAGAGGTTCTACTTTAAAAGAAGAATATAAAAATGCTTCAGGAACCTGTTATATGGATCCAAGAGATATGGCAAAATTAGGTGTAAACAACTGGGATACCGTTTTAGTAAAAACTGACTTTGGTGAAGTTGTTGTAAACTGTGCTGTATCAAGAGACGCACCTCACGAAGGTACTGTATTTATTTGTAAAGGACCTTGGGCTAACACTGTTGTAAGTCACGACACTTACTGCTGTTCTGACCCTACATACAAAGGAATTAAATGTACTGTTGAAAAAACAGACAGAAAAGTATTACTCATGGCAGACTTAATGAGATGGGTATACAAAAAATATGTTGACGAAACTGATGATGACACTGTTGAAAACATGGAATCATTAGGAGAATTACCAGTTTACAAAGGACGTAAATGGGAGGAGTTGATTGATCATGACTTATGA
- a CDS encoding ATP-binding protein gives MELKVNQDNCLGCGICVIACPVNAAISPENAGGNGAKTEEVVIMVENGFIKLFSPDKCELCGTCQMFCPVNAIWLE, from the coding sequence ATGGAACTTAAAGTAAATCAAGATAATTGTTTAGGATGCGGAATTTGTGTAATTGCTTGTCCTGTTAACGCAGCTATTAGCCCAGAAAATGCTGGTGGTAATGGTGCTAAAACTGAAGAAGTAGTTATCATGGTAGAAAATGGGTTTATTAAACTTTTCAGTCCAGATAAATGTGAATTATGTGGAACCTGTCAAATGTTTTGCCCAGTAAATGCTATATGGTTAGAATAG
- the fwdF gene encoding tungsten-dependent formylmethanofuran dehydrogenase subunit FwdF → MIRNLKEVNDNNFDITRSAEEVRNLSFKDHVCIGCGICESTCPVGAITLNEIAIDSRVQVANNVYFSGHEKIAQNFHDEFDVQRISINEDKCVLCGMCSGLCPVDALVLTIDGVPIREIEAYPHYNAFSEIDDDECVYCKRCEIACPRDAIVIDRTLPDRADLVTGEIEVNDDDCIYCGVCEELCPAEAIIVDKETGKESIEINTDKCVYCLVCKKACPTNAIKALCRICSYGEYDIDLSKAVVKGNSVIDSELCVYCGWCEGVCPTDAAKAKKPFEGTIEVDQEKCQACGACVDICKCNALAFPVSTGPGSRLDHIVAQPDYCIKCKACAKACPNGAITVKRTDIDHTPTNSATWTDALNAIKD, encoded by the coding sequence ATGATAAGAAATTTGAAAGAAGTTAATGACAATAACTTTGACATTACAAGGTCAGCGGAGGAAGTAAGAAATTTATCTTTCAAAGATCATGTCTGTATCGGATGTGGAATTTGTGAGTCTACTTGTCCTGTTGGCGCAATTACATTGAATGAGATTGCTATTGACTCTCGTGTTCAAGTAGCTAATAATGTCTACTTCAGTGGTCATGAAAAAATCGCACAGAATTTCCATGACGAATTTGATGTTCAAAGAATTAGTATTAATGAAGACAAATGTGTATTATGTGGTATGTGTAGCGGATTATGTCCTGTTGACGCATTAGTATTAACTATTGATGGAGTACCAATCAGAGAAATTGAAGCATATCCTCACTACAACGCATTTTCAGAAATCGACGATGACGAATGTGTCTATTGTAAAAGATGTGAAATTGCATGTCCACGTGATGCTATCGTAATTGACAGAACATTACCAGACCGTGCTGATTTAGTAACCGGTGAAATTGAAGTAAATGATGATGATTGTATTTACTGTGGTGTATGTGAAGAATTATGTCCTGCAGAAGCAATTATTGTTGATAAAGAAACTGGTAAAGAATCTATCGAAATCAACACCGACAAATGTGTTTACTGTTTAGTATGTAAAAAAGCATGTCCTACTAACGCTATCAAAGCATTATGTAGAATTTGTTCATACGGTGAATACGATATTGACCTTTCAAAAGCTGTTGTTAAAGGTAACTCAGTCATTGACAGTGAACTCTGTGTTTACTGCGGATGGTGTGAAGGAGTCTGCCCAACTGATGCAGCTAAAGCTAAAAAACCATTTGAAGGTACAATTGAAGTTGACCAAGAAAAATGTCAAGCATGTGGTGCTTGTGTAGATATTTGTAAATGTAATGCATTAGCATTCCCAGTTTCAACTGGTCCAGGTTCAAGATTAGATCACATTGTTGCACAACCTGATTACTGTATCAAATGTAAAGCATGTGCAAAAGCATGTCCTAACGGTGCAATAACTGTAAAAAGAACTGATATTGATCACACTCCAACCAATTCAGCAACTTGGACAGATGCTTTAAATGCAATTAAAGACTAG
- a CDS encoding 4Fe-4S binding protein: MVVQMPKHIASGLKYLAAVKLKEAGESHQAIADELGIDRSTVSHYLNGRNLSWNSIDVARTITELTPRDFLIMTNAVFDEPEQSRKIVNICREKNYEAIIEDSCIGCGLCVNVCSMKAIKLESLKAHTNSVLCCGCQLCKDECPTDSIKILEI, from the coding sequence ATGGTGGTTCAAATGCCAAAGCATATTGCATCTGGTCTGAAATATCTCGCTGCGGTTAAATTAAAAGAAGCAGGTGAAAGTCACCAGGCAATTGCTGATGAGTTAGGCATTGATAGATCTACTGTATCACATTATTTGAACGGCAGGAACTTGTCCTGGAATTCAATTGATGTTGCAAGAACTATTACTGAATTAACTCCCAGGGATTTTTTAATAATGACCAATGCGGTATTTGATGAACCAGAACAGAGTCGAAAAATTGTGAATATTTGCCGAGAGAAGAACTATGAAGCAATTATTGAAGATTCCTGTATTGGTTGCGGCTTATGTGTAAATGTGTGTTCTATGAAAGCTATTAAATTAGAATCATTAAAAGCACATACAAACTCCGTACTGTGTTGTGGTTGTCAGCTATGTAAAGATGAGTGCCCAACTGATTCAATTAAAATTTTGGAGATTTAA